The genomic DNA ACTGACACACCATCGTGTGGCGGCGGCGCCAGCTTCCTCTTCGCTGCTCTGGCGCAGCACAACAACCGGTGTGCCGCTGTCTCCGGCACGCAGATTGAGGCGCCGCGTCGCTGTCATGTCCAAAGCTTTGGGATGGCCCTGAACATGCAGGATGACGGCTGCCAGATCGGTGCATCTGGCAGCTTCATCAGCCGCCCACAAGGCGTGTTTGACAGACAGCGGTGTGACCATCACAAGCCGCTGCGGATTAAATCCCAGTTCAGTCAACCCTTGCGGAAAAAGCGTCATATTGGCGGTATCGGCAAAGGGGGCGGATATCCACAGAACCGGCTTTGAGGCGCGTGTGTTCATGCGGCCGAGCAGGGCAAATACAAACCCTGTCAAAGCTCCCGCATCACGGCTTTGCGCACAGCGCACTTCATGCAGGCTGCCGGGCGGCAGACCGGTTTCAAAGAAGGCGGCCAATTCATCCTCTGCCGCCGCCGGACTGTCCGGCAGTAACCGGCTGGCAGGCATTAATTGCGCGTTCGGCCCAGCAGGCAACCCAGCAGGCAACGCAGCCTGGCTCGGGCTCCGGGACCCGATTTGATCGCGCGCATGCAAATGATCTACCAGCGCTGTCGCAGAGCCGTGCCGCACATCTTTCTCCGTTAAATGTTCCTGTTTTGTTCTATTTAACAGGACATCTCACGAGAGAGTCAAGCGGAAGATTTCCACAGAAGATTCCCACAGAAGATTTCACAGCAGTTTTTACAGGGATCTGTCTCCGGTGTCGGTTCCACCGCAGGCGGCAAGGCGCAAACATGCACCGGCTCGACAGGTTTGTTCAATGCTGGTGGATCGCTCCTTCAGCGGCCATATCCCCATCCCGATGGTTCTCGAACTGTTCATGGCCCACCACACTGGGCTGGGTGCAGGCATGCCGGCAGCATTCGGTTTCAAGGATCGTATGGGAAATTCCGAACTCGGTCACAAGTGTCTGCTTGACCGCTGTCTTGATGGCATCGGCGCGTCCCCACTGGCCTTCGGTAATAATCAGATGCGCATTGATGGCGGGTTCATGCTCCTGCATCTGCCAGACATGCAGATGATGCACACCGTCAACCCCGTTCGTGGCCCGCATTTTTGCCAGAATAGCGCTGATATTCGTATCGGGCGGGCTGCCAAGCATCAGGATGCGGATAACAGGTCCGATTTCAACAAAGGACTGCCAGAGAATATAACCGGCAATCAGCAGGGTGACGATCGGGTCCACCAGCCGCCAGTCATATAAAAGGATCAATGTCCCGGCAAAGATCACGGCAACCGACCCCAGCGCATCGGCCACATTGTGCAGAAAGGCCGCGCGGATATTCATGCTCTGCTTGGACAGCGAATAGGTCAGCAACGCGGTGGCAATATCAACCACCAGGGCAATGCCTGCAATGATGATCACAATCCAGCCATCGACACCCTGCGGATTAAAAAACCGCAGCACGGCCTCGTAGGTCAGATACAGCCCGATGACGATCAGGGTGGTGTAATTCACCAGCGCCGCAACAATTTCGGCCCGGCCATAGCCGAAGGTCATGTTTTCATCGGCCGGCCGGCGCGCAATCTTGCGTGCGACAAATGCGATGATCAACGAAATGGCATCGGAAAAATTATGCAGCGCATCAGCCAGCAAGGCCAGACTGCCGGACAGAATCCCGCCGATGATCTGCGCAACAGTCAGCCCCAGATTGACCACCACCGCCCAGAACACACGGGCATCCCCCGCATCCGG from Pararhizobium sp. IMCC3301 includes the following:
- a CDS encoding cation diffusion facilitator family transporter is translated as MAGHHHHVDPDAGDARVFWAVVVNLGLTVAQIIGGILSGSLALLADALHNFSDAISLIIAFVARKIARRPADENMTFGYGRAEIVAALVNYTTLIVIGLYLTYEAVLRFFNPQGVDGWIVIIIAGIALVVDIATALLTYSLSKQSMNIRAAFLHNVADALGSVAVIFAGTLILLYDWRLVDPIVTLLIAGYILWQSFVEIGPVIRILMLGSPPDTNISAILAKMRATNGVDGVHHLHVWQMQEHEPAINAHLIITEGQWGRADAIKTAVKQTLVTEFGISHTILETECCRHACTQPSVVGHEQFENHRDGDMAAEGAIHQH
- a CDS encoding ImuA family protein, yielding MPASRLLPDSPAAAEDELAAFFETGLPPGSLHEVRCAQSRDAGALTGFVFALLGRMNTRASKPVLWISAPFADTANMTLFPQGLTELGFNPQRLVMVTPLSVKHALWAADEAARCTDLAAVILHVQGHPKALDMTATRRLNLRAGDSGTPVVVLRQSSEEEAGAAATRWCVSPRRSGRAQPHLQALSGDPIGHTALVVHLERNRQGATGSASITWNHQIRKFNHVRIQTTDHAGPPAALPQHRSSGPCDRPDQPPALGQVVALQTALERPG